A portion of the Scylla paramamosain isolate STU-SP2022 chromosome 2, ASM3559412v1, whole genome shotgun sequence genome contains these proteins:
- the LOC135109611 gene encoding paired box protein Pax-9-like isoform X1, with the protein MLIPNISGQPTAFTVPSSSSSITREPPAMTALPPALPYYAPGSRDMYSPARPLVLQPQTGVATAGAAPMEGLRYPPPNAAAAAAAARHYDLAQHVLSQHTAAMAKLLGTIRPPGMIGGSKPKVATPQVVNKIEQYKRENPTIFAWEIREKLISESVCTNSTAPSVSSINRILRNRAAERAAADFARAAGYGLYNPYAAAGGMAWSNPAAAAAAAAAAASSPIWGGASVPHAALPAAYTSSAAAHAALGLHRVHAEKLSLPMAGQTHHEHRPEDVDCSKPRGESSASDCGDDRPPTASSAPPTPASPTSSSTSTTTNKSKISFSVESRLLSSPPPTSVHQGHSETSPAHPTSTNPSHAAAAHEAGSLVALAVPGWRYPRYHPYNLTR; encoded by the exons ATGCTCATCCCCAACATCAGCGGCCAGCCAACAGCCTTCACCGtgccctcgtcctcttcctcgatCACCAGGGAGCCCCCCGCCATGACAGCGCTGCCCCCTGCCCTCCCGTACTACGCACCAG GGAGTCGCGACATGTACAGCCCCGCCCGCCCGCTAGTGCTGCAGCCACAGACAGGGGTGGCGACCGCTGGGGCAGCGCCCATGGAAGGTCTGCGGTATCCTCCTCCCAACGCAGCCGCGGCGGCCGCTGCCGCGCGACACTATGACCTGGCGCAGCACGTCCTGTCCCAGCACACCGCCGCCATGGCCAAGCTGCTAG GCACCATCAGGCCGCCGGGAATGATCGGCGGCTCCAAGCCCAAGGTGGCCACGCCGCAGGTGGTGAACAAGATCGAGCAGTATAAGCGGGAGAACCCAACGATCTTCGCCTGGGAGATCCGCGAGAAGCTCATCTCGGAGAGCGTCTGTACGAACTCCACGGCACCTTCAGTCTCCTCCATCAACAGGATTCTCAG aAATCGCGCTGCGGAAAGGGCGGCCGCTGATTTTGCCCGTGCCGCGGGGTATGGTCTGTACAACCCTTACGCTGCAGCGGGAGGCATGGCGTGGTCaaatcctgctgctgctgctgctgctgccgctgcggCTGCGTCATCCCCCATCTGGGGTGGAGCAAGTGTGCCACACGCGGCTCTTCCTGCAGCCTACACTTCCTCGGCTGCCGCACACGCCGCCCTGGGCCTTCACCGAGTGCACGCCGAGAAGCTGAGCCTGCCGATGGCGGGCCAGACGCACCATGAACACAGACCAG AAGACGTGGACTGTAGTAAACCTCGGGGCGAGAGTTCAGCTAGTGACTGTGGGGACGACAGGCCGCCTACAGCTTCTTCCGCACCGCCCACTCCCGCGTCACCCACCTCGTCGTCCACATCCACTACGACCAACAAGAGCAAAATAAGTTTTAGTGTCGAGTCTCGTCTGCTGTCTTCACCGCCACCCACCTCCGTCCATCAGGGTCACTCAGAGACCAGCCCGGCACACCCCACGTCCACAAACCCTtcccacgccgccgccgcccacgAAGCTGGATCCCTGGTGGCGCTAGCAGTGCCGGGATGGCGCTACCCTCGCTATCACCCGTACAACCTCACTCGGTAG
- the LOC135109611 gene encoding paired box protein Pax-9-like isoform X2 has product MLIPNISGQPTAFTVPSSSSSITREPPAMTALPPALPYYAPGSRDMYSPARPLVLQPQTGVATAGAAPMEGLRYPPPNAAAAAAAARHYDLAQHVLSQHTAAMAKLLGTIRPPGMIGGSKPKVATPQVVNKIEQYKRENPTIFAWEIREKLISESVCTNSTAPSVSSINRILRNRAAERAAADFARAAGYGLYNPYAAAGGMAWSNPAAAAAAAAAAASSPIWGGASVPHAALPAAYTSSAAAHAALGLHRVHAEKLSLPMAGQTHHEHRPDVDCSKPRGESSASDCGDDRPPTASSAPPTPASPTSSSTSTTTNKSKISFSVESRLLSSPPPTSVHQGHSETSPAHPTSTNPSHAAAAHEAGSLVALAVPGWRYPRYHPYNLTR; this is encoded by the exons ATGCTCATCCCCAACATCAGCGGCCAGCCAACAGCCTTCACCGtgccctcgtcctcttcctcgatCACCAGGGAGCCCCCCGCCATGACAGCGCTGCCCCCTGCCCTCCCGTACTACGCACCAG GGAGTCGCGACATGTACAGCCCCGCCCGCCCGCTAGTGCTGCAGCCACAGACAGGGGTGGCGACCGCTGGGGCAGCGCCCATGGAAGGTCTGCGGTATCCTCCTCCCAACGCAGCCGCGGCGGCCGCTGCCGCGCGACACTATGACCTGGCGCAGCACGTCCTGTCCCAGCACACCGCCGCCATGGCCAAGCTGCTAG GCACCATCAGGCCGCCGGGAATGATCGGCGGCTCCAAGCCCAAGGTGGCCACGCCGCAGGTGGTGAACAAGATCGAGCAGTATAAGCGGGAGAACCCAACGATCTTCGCCTGGGAGATCCGCGAGAAGCTCATCTCGGAGAGCGTCTGTACGAACTCCACGGCACCTTCAGTCTCCTCCATCAACAGGATTCTCAG aAATCGCGCTGCGGAAAGGGCGGCCGCTGATTTTGCCCGTGCCGCGGGGTATGGTCTGTACAACCCTTACGCTGCAGCGGGAGGCATGGCGTGGTCaaatcctgctgctgctgctgctgctgccgctgcggCTGCGTCATCCCCCATCTGGGGTGGAGCAAGTGTGCCACACGCGGCTCTTCCTGCAGCCTACACTTCCTCGGCTGCCGCACACGCCGCCCTGGGCCTTCACCGAGTGCACGCCGAGAAGCTGAGCCTGCCGATGGCGGGCCAGACGCACCATGAACACAGACCAG ACGTGGACTGTAGTAAACCTCGGGGCGAGAGTTCAGCTAGTGACTGTGGGGACGACAGGCCGCCTACAGCTTCTTCCGCACCGCCCACTCCCGCGTCACCCACCTCGTCGTCCACATCCACTACGACCAACAAGAGCAAAATAAGTTTTAGTGTCGAGTCTCGTCTGCTGTCTTCACCGCCACCCACCTCCGTCCATCAGGGTCACTCAGAGACCAGCCCGGCACACCCCACGTCCACAAACCCTtcccacgccgccgccgcccacgAAGCTGGATCCCTGGTGGCGCTAGCAGTGCCGGGATGGCGCTACCCTCGCTATCACCCGTACAACCTCACTCGGTAG